The genomic segment TTTTTATCTTCATCACTATCTCCCCCTACCTACATTAAATATTCAACAAACCTAGCTAAATTCCTCCGCCATCTAATAAATAAGAATTTAGTCTTGTCATTTAGTCTTATCTTATGATAAAATAATTAAGTAAGTTTGTCAATTCCAATCAAATATCCGCTTTGTTAGGGAGGTGTTCAAATATGGCTAAACATTGTGAAATATGTGGAAAAGGTTCAAATAAGGCAAATGCTGTTACTAGACGAGGTAAAGCAAAAAAAGAAGGTGGAGTTGGACGCAACGTAACTCAACGCGCCAAGCGGACTCAAAAGCCTAACCTCCAGAAGGTAAAGGCAATGGTTGACGGCAGTCCTAAACGTATCCACGTCTGCACTAAATGTCTTAAAGCAGGTAAAGTAGAAAGAGCATACTAATTCTACTTAAATATACAGCAGGCCTAGATAATTAATTATCTAGGCCTTAATTTTTATCTACAAATTATATTTCCTGCCTTGCTACTCCACTCTCTACAGCAGCTTTAGCCACTGCAGTTGCAACCTCTGGCACTACCTGTTTATTAAACGGATCAGGAATAACATAATCCGCCTTAAGCTCCTCTTTAAAAATCAAATCTGCTATAGCATAAGCAGCTGCTATCTTCATCTCTTCATTAATATCAGCCGCTCTGACATCCAAAGCTCCCCGAAAGATACCAGGGAAGGCTAGAACATTATTGATCTGATTAGCATAATCCGAACGACCAGTTCCTACTACCTTAGCCCCTGCTCTTCTGGCTGCCTTAGGCCTAATCTCCGGTACCGGATTAGCCATAGCAAAGACAATAGGATCCTCAGCCATAGAAGCCACCATATCTTCAGTTACAATCTCCGGCGCCGAAACTCCTATAAAGACATCAGCTCCTTTCATAGCCTCAGTTAGATCACCGGTTAAATTCTTTTGATTAGTCATTTCAGCCATCTCTGACTGAATCTCATTCATCTCTTCCTGGTCAGGATGCAGAATTCCAAAAATATCAGCTAAGATTACATCCTTAACACCGACACTCAATAATAATTTAGCAATAGCAATCCCCGCTGAACCGGCTCCATTGACAACTACAACTGCTTCCTCCAACTCTTTATCTACATATCTTAAAGCATTAATCAACCCCGCCAGAACCACAATAGCGGTACCATGCTGATCATCATGAAAGACAGGTATATCAAGCTCTTCCTTTAATCTAGCCTCAATCTCCATACAGGCCGGCGCAGCAATATCCTCAAGATTGATACCGCCAAAGGTAGGTGCCAACCTCTTAACTGTCTCAATTATCTCATCAGTCTCCTGAGTATCCAGACAGAGTGGAAAAGCATCCACTCCCGCAAATTCCTTAAATAATACTGCTTTCCCCTCCATTACCGGCATCGCTGCCTTCGGGCCTATATCTCCCAGCCCTAATACTGCACTTCCATCAGTAACTACTGCTACTAAGTTACCCCGGGCAGTATATTCATCAGCTAACCTATCATCTTCCTCAATCTTGCTACAGGGAGCAGCAACCCCCGGCGTATAAGCCAGACTGAGCTGATCTTTATTCTCTACTGGAACCTTACTTTCTATACTCAACTTTCCTTTATGTTCTCGGTGAAGCTTTAAAGCTTCTTCATCTACTGACATAATTAAATACAGCCTCCCTTGCTATCTTTAGCTATCTATATTATACAACACGACTCTAATTTCTAGATTATAATCATTATTTCCTGCTTTTAACCGATTCTTTTTATCTTATTTTCACAATCTCTTTAGAAGTTACATAAGTTGACAGCGGCATCTCAAGGGCTTCAATCTTAATATAATCCTCTGTTATATCAGTAACTTCAAAATAAACCTGCTTAGTCTCCGATGCCTTAATTACGATATCCCCAATCCGAAACTCATTATTCCGCTGAGGAGAATCAACCATAATACCCCCTCCATGATAAAAATAATTACTATTAAATTATATGCTGAAATTAATTGATTTAGGAGGGAGAAGCAAATACTAATTTACATAAATTCTAGGCACCCGCTTAGTAATCTTAGAAATAATCTCATAATTAATTGTACCGACTAAATCAGCCAGCTCCATAGCAGTTACCTCTTTATCATCCTGCTTACCGATCAATATAACTTCGTCACCAACACTAACCCCCGGTATCTCCGTTACATCCACCATAAACTGATCCATACAGACTCTGCCCCGAATCGGCGCCCGTCGACCGTTAATTAAGACATCCCCTTTATTACTCAATGCTCTAAAGTAACCATCTGCATATCCTAGGGGAATAGTGGCAATCTCAGCCTTATCAGCAGTAGTATAGGTTGCACCATAACTAATACCGCAGCCTTTATCCACCTCCTTGAGATAGACTATCCGTGCTTTCCAGTTTAAAACCGACTTTAACTGGAGGCTGTCGCCCACTTCATCCGACGGCCGCAGACCATAGAGCATAATCCCTGCTCTAACAAGATCCAATTCCATCTCCGGCAGGTCAATAATGGCAGCACTATTAGCACAATGCTTAACCGGAATTCTAATTCCAGCAGCTTCTAAACAT from the Acetohalobium arabaticum DSM 5501 genome contains:
- the rpmB gene encoding 50S ribosomal protein L28, which gives rise to MAKHCEICGKGSNKANAVTRRGKAKKEGGVGRNVTQRAKRTQKPNLQKVKAMVDGSPKRIHVCTKCLKAGKVERAY
- a CDS encoding NAD(P)-dependent malic enzyme, whose amino-acid sequence is MSVDEEALKLHREHKGKLSIESKVPVENKDQLSLAYTPGVAAPCSKIEEDDRLADEYTARGNLVAVVTDGSAVLGLGDIGPKAAMPVMEGKAVLFKEFAGVDAFPLCLDTQETDEIIETVKRLAPTFGGINLEDIAAPACMEIEARLKEELDIPVFHDDQHGTAIVVLAGLINALRYVDKELEEAVVVVNGAGSAGIAIAKLLLSVGVKDVILADIFGILHPDQEEMNEIQSEMAEMTNQKNLTGDLTEAMKGADVFIGVSAPEIVTEDMVASMAEDPIVFAMANPVPEIRPKAARRAGAKVVGTGRSDYANQINNVLAFPGIFRGALDVRAADINEEMKIAAAYAIADLIFKEELKADYVIPDPFNKQVVPEVATAVAKAAVESGVARQEI